From Gloeocapsopsis sp. IPPAS B-1203, one genomic window encodes:
- a CDS encoding UDP-glucuronic acid decarboxylase family protein, with protein MRILVTGGAGLIGSHLIDRLMAQGHEVICLDNFYTGHKRNILKWMEYPNFELLRHDVTEPLRLEVEQIYHLACPTARVHYQFNSVKTVKTNVIGTLNMLGLAKRVKARFLLASTGEVYGDPEIHPQSEDYRGNVDPIGIRSCYDEGKRVAETLAFDYYRQNDVKIRVARIFNTYGPRMLENDGRAISNLIVQALRNQPLVVYGDGYQTRSFCYVSDLVEGLMRLMNSEYIGPVNLGSPNNCTILELAQNVQRLVNPNVKIEFAPPLLDDPRHRCPDITRAKAWLNWEPAISLQQGLKLTMENFCSRLDIEQTQQFITQTAELEKQF; from the coding sequence ATGAGAATATTAGTTACAGGCGGTGCGGGCTTAATTGGCTCTCATTTAATAGATCGATTGATGGCACAGGGACATGAAGTCATTTGTTTAGATAATTTTTATACGGGACATAAACGTAACATTCTTAAGTGGATGGAGTATCCAAATTTTGAACTGCTACGACACGATGTCACTGAACCTTTACGATTAGAAGTTGAGCAAATCTATCATCTAGCTTGTCCTACAGCACGGGTGCATTACCAATTTAATTCAGTCAAAACAGTTAAAACTAATGTGATCGGGACGTTAAATATGCTAGGGCTTGCCAAGCGGGTGAAAGCTAGATTTCTTTTAGCCTCTACTGGTGAAGTTTATGGCGATCCCGAAATTCATCCTCAAAGTGAGGACTATAGAGGAAATGTCGATCCGATCGGAATTCGCTCCTGCTATGACGAAGGTAAGCGAGTTGCAGAAACTCTTGCTTTCGATTACTATCGGCAAAATGATGTAAAAATTCGTGTCGCCCGCATCTTTAACACTTATGGTCCGCGCATGTTAGAAAATGATGGTAGAGCCATAAGTAACTTAATAGTTCAGGCTCTCCGTAATCAGCCTTTGGTGGTATATGGTGACGGTTATCAAACTCGAAGTTTTTGCTATGTTTCTGATCTAGTAGAAGGATTGATGCGGCTGATGAATAGTGAATACATTGGTCCAGTCAACTTGGGTAGCCCAAATAACTGTACTATTCTAGAGCTAGCTCAAAATGTGCAAAGGCTAGTCAATCCTAACGTCAAGATTGAGTTTGCACCACCACTGTTAGACGATCCGCGCCATCGCTGTCCAGACATTACACGTGCCAAAGCCTGGCTTAATTGGGAACCGGCAATTTCTCTACAACAAGGTTTAAAGCTGACAATGGAAAATTTCTGTTCTCGCTTAGACATTGAGCAAACTCAGCAATTCATAACACAAACAGCAGAACTAGAGAAGCAATTTTAA
- a CDS encoding sugar transferase: protein MIKIVPLISRISNPKIGNISQEKHTQTETQESINFLLNEYDNCVLRSIIHPSTVSRTKRLIDIFGAMFGLLITALIAIPVGIAMQLDSPGPIFYSQIRCGLNGRLFRIWKFRSMVVGAEKLQHLVKNEAQGQIFKNSNDPRVTRVGSFLRRTSLDELPQFWNVLLGQMSLVGTRPPTKDEVKHYAPHHWQRLWVKPGITGEWQVNGRSSIKDFEAIVLMDLDYQRKWSVTYDLYLLFKTLYVVLTKRGAC, encoded by the coding sequence ATGATAAAAATAGTTCCATTGATATCACGTATTTCAAATCCAAAGATTGGAAATATTAGTCAAGAAAAACATACGCAAACTGAAACGCAAGAATCAATAAATTTTCTTTTAAATGAATACGATAACTGTGTATTAAGGTCAATTATACATCCCTCTACTGTCAGTCGCACCAAGCGTTTAATTGATATTTTTGGGGCTATGTTTGGATTACTAATTACTGCCTTGATCGCGATTCCAGTGGGAATTGCAATGCAATTGGATAGCCCTGGTCCGATCTTCTACAGCCAGATTCGCTGTGGGTTAAATGGTCGTCTTTTCCGCATTTGGAAATTTCGCTCTATGGTGGTTGGGGCTGAGAAACTACAACATTTAGTCAAAAATGAAGCTCAAGGACAAATTTTTAAGAATTCAAACGATCCCCGTGTTACTCGTGTAGGTAGCTTTCTGCGCCGCACTAGTCTGGACGAATTGCCACAGTTTTGGAACGTGTTACTGGGGCAAATGAGCTTAGTTGGTACTCGACCACCAACAAAGGATGAAGTCAAGCATTACGCACCTCACCACTGGCAAAGGCTGTGGGTTAAACCAGGAATAACAGGTGAATGGCAGGTAAATGGACGTTCTAGTATCAAGGATTTTGAAGCGATCGTGCTGATGGATTTGGATTACCAACGTAAATGGTCTGTTACTTATGACTTGTATCTACTCTTCAAAACGCTATATGTTGTTTTAACTAAACGCGGTGCTTGTTAA
- a CDS encoding glycosyltransferase encodes MNTFAPWKILHLELSEGIPTLLESDYQGLYIVFWWHGIPLGHLEIQATQLPIPTTQLTNLVLQTITPAVGDRLFEQGFKVLLPELPHKNPIPPNFDALVELQRPLAQLRECWSQPTNESVSVVICTRNRPERLARCLHSLQNLSQYPQEIIVVDNAPSSDTTRQLVAQIPHIRYVLEPNPGLDVARNTGIRHSTSDIIAFTDDDVTVHPDWLARLQQSFDEPTVMAVTGLVLPAELETEAQFIFEKYWGFNRGYRAITFDTHFFEQRKPWGVPVWHIGAGANMAFRRKVFELVGNFDERLDAGAAGCNGDSELWYRVLAEGWACRYEPAAVVYHYHRRDMDDLKQQIYFYLRGDTAARLIQFSKYRHWGNLRHLFLTLPKYYVKLFLRGLLKGFEPRHSTLLVEVLGCFSGVNFYLHTVKSSFSKKQ; translated from the coding sequence GTGAATACATTCGCTCCCTGGAAGATTCTGCACCTTGAGCTGAGTGAAGGCATTCCTACACTACTTGAATCAGACTATCAGGGGTTATATATAGTGTTTTGGTGGCACGGCATCCCCCTTGGTCATTTGGAAATTCAAGCCACTCAGTTACCGATACCCACTACGCAACTGACAAACCTGGTACTGCAAACTATTACTCCAGCAGTTGGCGATCGCCTTTTTGAGCAAGGCTTCAAAGTACTATTACCTGAACTGCCTCATAAAAATCCAATTCCTCCAAACTTTGATGCATTAGTGGAATTGCAGCGACCACTGGCTCAGCTCCGTGAATGTTGGTCACAGCCTACTAATGAATCTGTTTCCGTAGTTATCTGTACGCGGAACAGACCAGAACGATTAGCACGATGCCTGCACTCGTTACAAAATCTATCCCAGTATCCACAAGAAATCATAGTCGTAGACAATGCCCCAAGTTCAGATACTACACGTCAGCTCGTTGCCCAGATACCCCATATCCGATATGTGCTAGAACCCAACCCTGGTTTAGACGTAGCACGTAATACAGGTATCCGTCATAGTACAAGCGATATTATTGCCTTTACTGATGATGATGTGACAGTTCATCCTGACTGGCTCGCTCGACTGCAACAAAGCTTTGATGAACCTACGGTGATGGCTGTTACCGGACTAGTTCTACCAGCAGAACTAGAAACAGAAGCACAATTCATCTTTGAGAAATATTGGGGCTTTAATCGAGGGTATCGTGCTATAACTTTTGATACCCACTTTTTTGAGCAGCGCAAGCCTTGGGGTGTTCCTGTTTGGCACATTGGAGCTGGTGCCAATATGGCCTTTCGACGTAAGGTTTTTGAACTAGTGGGGAATTTCGATGAACGTTTAGACGCAGGAGCTGCTGGGTGTAATGGAGATTCTGAATTATGGTACCGAGTGCTCGCTGAAGGCTGGGCTTGTCGTTATGAGCCAGCAGCTGTCGTTTACCACTATCATCGCCGAGATATGGATGACTTGAAACAGCAGATATACTTTTATTTGCGAGGAGATACAGCAGCTCGGTTGATTCAGTTTTCTAAGTATCGGCACTGGGGTAATCTACGTCACTTGTTCCTTACTCTACCAAAGTACTATGTAAAGCTGTTTTTACGTGGGCTATTAAAAGGTTTTGAACCTAGACACAGCACACTATTAGTAGAGGTTTTAGGTTGTTTTTCAGGAGTAAATTTTTACTTACATACGGTTAAGTCCTCATTCTCTAAAAAGCAATAG
- a CDS encoding NAD-dependent epimerase/dehydratase family protein — translation MHFIVTGGAGFIGSYVTEQLLLEGHTVTVVDNLATGNLQNLPKHPCLKFLQKDIFLCQPEDFAESIDGIAHLAAIPSVTESWLRPLEAHHHNLSTMVAVIRLCQDLNIRRLVFASSAAVYGKQSYLPISEHQDTCPISPYGLQKLACEQYASLFAQQLGFSFVALRMFNVFGLGQLPSQYSGVISVFVSAMQQGLPIAIYGDGTQTRDFIYVKDVAIAFAKALTIPLAPSSYVTCNLGTGKATSLIQLVDILKACFPQWNAEARFSFSRSGDIQHSQADISKAKLLLGFSPQWSVQSSVNLFLKSLCSI, via the coding sequence ATGCATTTTATCGTCACCGGAGGAGCAGGTTTTATTGGCTCTTATGTTACGGAACAGCTTTTATTAGAAGGTCACACTGTAACAGTAGTCGATAACCTGGCTACAGGTAACTTACAAAACCTACCTAAACACCCCTGTTTAAAATTCCTGCAAAAAGATATATTTTTGTGTCAGCCAGAAGATTTTGCCGAGAGCATTGATGGAATTGCTCATTTAGCCGCTATTCCATCTGTAACAGAATCTTGGCTAAGACCACTAGAGGCTCATCATCATAATCTTTCTACAATGGTTGCAGTGATTCGACTGTGTCAAGACCTAAATATCCGCAGGTTAGTCTTTGCTAGCTCTGCAGCTGTCTATGGAAAACAAAGTTATTTGCCTATTTCAGAGCATCAAGACACTTGTCCTATTTCTCCTTATGGTTTACAAAAATTAGCTTGTGAGCAATATGCGAGTTTGTTCGCCCAGCAACTAGGTTTTTCATTTGTAGCATTACGAATGTTTAATGTATTTGGCTTGGGACAATTACCTAGTCAATACTCTGGTGTAATCTCGGTTTTTGTTTCAGCAATGCAGCAAGGTCTACCGATCGCAATTTATGGAGATGGAACTCAAACACGAGACTTCATCTATGTCAAAGATGTCGCGATCGCCTTTGCCAAAGCCTTAACTATTCCACTTGCCCCAAGTTCCTACGTAACTTGTAATTTAGGCACAGGAAAAGCAACTTCTCTTATTCAACTTGTTGATATTCTCAAAGCTTGTTTTCCTCAATGGAACGCAGAAGCTAGATTTTCATTTTCTCGTTCTGGAGATATTCAGCATTCGCAAGCAGATATATCAAAAGCAAAGTTACTTCTAGGCTTTAGTCCTCAGTGGTCGGTGCAGTCTAGCGTAAACCTTTTCCTTAAGTCATTGTGTTCGATTTAG
- a CDS encoding glycosyltransferase family A protein: MSSKPLVSGIIIFLNAEKFIQEAIESVFAQTYDRWELLLVDDGSTDASTAIAQRYATQYPEKVRYLEHDNHQNCGMSASRNLGISNAKGKYIAFLDADDIWLPPKLERQVAILNSQPEAAMVYGSTQMWYSWTGKPKDVQRDRKRKLGVQPDTLVQPPQLLALFLQGEDAETPATCGVLIRRETIKDIGGFVETFRGLHEDQAFFAKLCLKAPVFVESGCWDRYRQHPDSSCYVAVKTGEFHFSQMNSAQLTFLNWLEKYLSEQGVKDTEVWESLQQALWPYRQPILYRLYQMKIFYLLYWVKTLLKLIAPAPVHLWLKANTKRANSKIVNIVRQWSW; encoded by the coding sequence ATGAGTAGCAAGCCACTGGTTTCTGGTATTATCATTTTCCTGAACGCTGAGAAGTTCATCCAAGAAGCTATAGAAAGCGTGTTTGCCCAGACCTACGATCGCTGGGAATTGTTGCTTGTAGACGACGGTTCAACTGATGCTAGTACTGCCATTGCCCAACGCTATGCAACACAATATCCTGAGAAAGTACGTTATCTAGAACACGACAATCATCAAAATTGCGGCATGAGTGCTTCGCGCAACCTGGGTATCAGCAACGCCAAAGGCAAGTATATTGCCTTCTTGGATGCAGATGACATTTGGTTGCCGCCTAAATTAGAGCGACAAGTGGCAATTTTAAACTCACAACCTGAAGCTGCAATGGTTTATGGGTCTACTCAGATGTGGTACAGCTGGACAGGGAAACCTAAAGATGTTCAACGCGATCGCAAACGAAAACTTGGTGTTCAGCCTGATACTTTAGTACAGCCACCGCAACTGCTTGCTTTGTTCTTACAAGGAGAAGACGCTGAAACACCTGCTACTTGTGGCGTCCTGATCCGACGGGAGACAATAAAAGACATAGGGGGATTTGTCGAGACCTTCCGAGGTTTGCATGAGGATCAAGCATTCTTTGCCAAGCTGTGTCTCAAGGCACCTGTATTCGTCGAAAGTGGCTGTTGGGACAGGTATCGACAGCATCCAGACTCCAGTTGCTATGTAGCAGTAAAAACAGGGGAATTTCATTTTTCCCAGATGAATTCTGCTCAACTGACTTTCTTGAACTGGTTAGAGAAGTATTTGTCTGAACAAGGAGTTAAAGACACCGAAGTCTGGGAATCTCTACAACAGGCGCTATGGCCTTATCGGCAGCCAATTTTATACCGCTTGTATCAGATGAAGATCTTTTACCTCTTGTACTGGGTGAAAACACTATTAAAGCTGATAGCGCCTGCTCCTGTTCATCTCTGGCTAAAGGCTAATACTAAGAGGGCTAATAGCAAAATTGTGAATATTGTCCGTCAATGGAGCTGGTGA